One region of Candidatus Rhodoblastus alkanivorans genomic DNA includes:
- the tnpB gene encoding IS66 family insertion sequence element accessory protein TnpB: MADDVGGCSQTPRRHPCSSGNFSENAGSKMVEATAKGLREHSSVRQHGLSPRLSRYKGACLFTKRFERGRFLWPSMADGVVTISTAQLSYLLSGIDWRMPQKTWRPETAGWRAAD; this comes from the coding sequence ATGGCCGACGATGTTGGCGGTTGCAGCCAAACACCTCGCCGTCACCCTTGCTCCAGCGGAAATTTTAGCGAAAATGCCGGGAGCAAAATGGTTGAGGCAACAGCCAAGGGGCTTCGGGAACATTCTTCGGTGAGGCAACACGGCCTCTCACCCAGATTGTCGCGCTATAAGGGCGCGTGTCTGTTCACGAAAAGGTTTGAACGCGGCCGTTTTCTGTGGCCCTCGATGGCCGACGGCGTGGTAACAATTTCGACGGCGCAATTATCCTATTTGCTTTCCGGAATCGACTGGCGAATGCCTCAGAAAACATGGCGTCCGGAGACGGCAGGGTGGCGTGCGGCTGATTGA
- the tnpA gene encoding IS66-like element accessory protein TnpA, giving the protein MHSHTHSVEKLAIVETGRRRRWSDEEKLRIVSESMAGPRLVSATARRHGISPGQLFTWRRELRVQPQRPAIEPPQMVRVCVEAAPKASGSPSMVEIILPSGVRLVVASDIDPVALRRIMNVMAPR; this is encoded by the coding sequence ATGCATAGTCATACTCACAGTGTCGAAAAGCTGGCGATCGTCGAGACGGGGCGTCGCCGCCGTTGGTCCGATGAGGAGAAGCTGCGGATCGTGAGCGAAAGCATGGCGGGTCCTCGCCTGGTTTCGGCGACGGCGCGGCGCCACGGGATTTCGCCGGGCCAATTATTCACCTGGCGTCGCGAGCTGCGCGTTCAGCCGCAACGGCCCGCCATCGAGCCGCCGCAGATGGTTCGCGTCTGCGTTGAGGCCGCCCCCAAGGCGAGCGGCTCGCCATCAATGGTCGAGATCATTCTTCCAAGCGGCGTCCGGCTCGTTGTCGCGTCCGACATTGATCCCGTTGCCCTGAGGCGGATCATGAACGTCATGGCGCCGAGGTGA
- the tnpB gene encoding IS66 family insertion sequence element accessory protein TnpB (TnpB, as the term is used for proteins encoded by IS66 family insertion elements, is considered an accessory protein, since TnpC, encoded by a neighboring gene, is a DDE family transposase.) yields the protein MIGLSSDVRVWLATGHTDMRKGFNSLALQVQETLKRNPHNGNLFCFRGRRGDLLKVIWHDGQGACLFVKRLERGRFLWPSMADGVVTISAAQLSYLLSGIDWRMPQKTWRPEAAG from the coding sequence GTGATCGGGCTGTCGAGCGACGTTCGCGTCTGGCTGGCGACGGGCCACACCGACATGCGCAAAGGCTTCAACTCTCTGGCGTTGCAGGTACAGGAAACGCTGAAACGCAATCCGCACAACGGAAATCTCTTTTGTTTCCGCGGTCGCCGCGGCGATCTTTTGAAGGTGATCTGGCATGATGGCCAAGGGGCCTGCCTTTTCGTGAAAAGGCTGGAGCGCGGCCGGTTCTTGTGGCCTTCCATGGCCGATGGCGTGGTGACGATTTCGGCAGCCCAGCTGTCCTATCTTCTGTCCGGGATCGACTGGCGCATGCCGCAGAAAACATGGCGTCCGGAGGCGGCGGGGTGA
- the tnpC gene encoding IS66 family transposase — translation MILVQREQLAQQQAENLAAQSEVKVTRLEIERLKFLLAKARREQFGQSSERGKQLIEQLELAIEDLEETQGAEQAKAEIAAPEATKENHRRALRGPRKLPDDLPVERVVEPAPCACGKCGSQRLRKLGEVVTRSLESEPRRWKIIEHVREKFTCRDCEAITEPPAPSHPIARGFAGPSLLAMILVSKFLLHQPLNRQSATYAREGIEIDTSTLADWVGACVVTLDPILAALKAHVLRGARIHADDTTVPVLAKGKTVTGRLWTYVRDDRPFGGKGPPAAFFEYSRNRAGEHPQKHLTGWTGIMQADAYTGYNALYEAARKPAPIKEAACWAHWRRKLFDHAKSGKAPIAVEAVRRMDEIFACERTITGKPPDERVALRKETVAPLVADLRVWLSEQRAKLSAKTDLAKDINYGLSRWVEFARFLDEGRVCLTNNAAERALRGIAVGRRNWTFAGSDAGGRRAAAVFTLVETCKLNDIDPQAWLADVLARLPDHPAKQIDDLLPWKWKERQLAATVAA, via the coding sequence ATGATCCTCGTGCAGCGCGAACAGCTGGCGCAGCAGCAGGCGGAAAATCTCGCCGCGCAGAGTGAGGTCAAAGTCACCCGGCTGGAGATCGAGCGCCTGAAGTTCCTGCTCGCCAAGGCCCGGCGTGAACAGTTCGGACAATCATCGGAGCGCGGCAAGCAGCTGATCGAACAGCTCGAACTGGCGATCGAGGATCTGGAGGAAACGCAAGGCGCCGAACAAGCCAAAGCCGAGATCGCCGCTCCGGAAGCGACGAAGGAAAATCACAGGCGCGCGCTGCGCGGACCGCGCAAATTGCCGGACGATCTGCCGGTCGAGCGGGTTGTCGAGCCGGCGCCTTGCGCTTGCGGCAAATGCGGCAGTCAGCGGTTGCGCAAGCTGGGCGAGGTCGTGACCCGGTCGCTGGAAAGCGAACCGCGGCGCTGGAAAATCATCGAGCATGTGCGCGAAAAATTTACCTGCCGCGATTGCGAGGCGATCACCGAACCGCCGGCGCCCTCGCATCCGATCGCGCGCGGCTTCGCCGGCCCCAGCCTGCTCGCCATGATCCTGGTGTCGAAGTTCCTGCTGCATCAGCCGCTCAATCGCCAGAGCGCAACCTACGCCCGCGAAGGCATCGAAATCGACACCTCCACGCTCGCCGATTGGGTCGGCGCCTGCGTGGTGACGCTCGATCCGATCCTGGCCGCGCTGAAAGCCCACGTGCTGCGCGGCGCGCGCATCCATGCCGATGACACTACGGTTCCCGTACTGGCCAAAGGCAAGACCGTGACCGGCCGGTTATGGACCTATGTCCGCGACGACCGGCCGTTCGGGGGCAAGGGTCCGCCGGCGGCCTTCTTCGAATACTCGCGCAATCGCGCCGGCGAACACCCGCAAAAGCATCTCACCGGCTGGACCGGGATCATGCAGGCCGACGCCTATACCGGCTACAACGCGCTTTACGAGGCGGCGCGCAAGCCCGCGCCGATCAAGGAGGCGGCCTGCTGGGCGCACTGGCGGCGCAAACTGTTCGACCACGCCAAATCGGGCAAGGCGCCGATCGCGGTCGAGGCGGTGCGCCGCATGGATGAGATCTTCGCCTGCGAGCGGACGATCACCGGCAAACCGCCCGATGAGCGCGTCGCCTTGCGAAAGGAAACCGTTGCGCCGCTCGTCGCCGACTTGCGCGTCTGGCTGTCCGAACAGCGCGCGAAACTGTCGGCCAAGACCGATCTCGCGAAGGACATCAATTACGGCCTGTCGCGATGGGTCGAGTTTGCGCGTTTCCTTGACGAAGGCCGAGTCTGCCTCACCAATAACGCCGCCGAGCGCGCCCTGAGAGGCATAGCGGTCGGGCGACGCAACTGGACGTTCGCCGGTTCCGATGCCGGGGGACGCCGGGCCGCAGCGGTTTTCACGCTGGTCGAGACGTGCAAGCTCAACGATATTGATCCGCAGGCTTGGCTCGCCGACGTCCTGGCGCGCCTGCCAGATCATCCCGCCAAGCAGATCGACGACCTGCTGCCGTGGAAATGGAAAGAGCGCCAACTCGCCGCCACTGTCGCCGCATGA
- the groEL gene encoding chaperonin GroEL — protein MGDSRVGARRITTGLRAPGSLAAGMRALAEVVAVTLGPSGRFVVMEHRSKIAPIVTKDGVEVVRAMGVTDPELEMGLRVLRDAALDVSASVGDGTTTAIVLTAALSTRCLTLAAVNSNAHAVRNGMAKGACLVLAELAAMARPAGRHALETVARTAANGDAGIASMLVDAFDRVGAKGLIEIEMGDLVTDVLDVTMGHSFRANTLLRELLPPTGARRIENPLILLFNGDLAEFEDLLPALELARKENRPLLILADDIGEGTRLGLLKNQRGGVVDTVVAKPPMYGETREQCLADLAVLCGGTAYVENGFYELRRLQRRDLGEADAAVIDGENITLIGPRGELGKREDHIASLRFEAEQGDIGSASPTGRADFVEKLQDRLKIQLGMTATLRIGGVSDVAIKARLPLAENARRAMLAASETGVLPGGGVAMLRAAQRARQAMVADDGDELAGANALFTALEAPLCWIVRNGGYRPDEVIARVLAEGHDFYGLDLARREYGDLEEAGVLDSFRMVREILSVAVSIAGSLLTTEVLITRAEKLPNPAEFKGTEGVYRELVAEGAFE, from the coding sequence ATGGGTGACAGTAGAGTTGGCGCTCGCCGCATTACCACCGGCCTGCGCGCGCCAGGTTCGCTCGCTGCTGGAATGCGTGCGCTGGCCGAGGTCGTAGCCGTGACCTTGGGGCCAAGTGGGCGGTTCGTCGTTATGGAACATCGCAGCAAAATAGCGCCCATCGTCACCAAGGATGGCGTCGAGGTTGTGCGGGCAATGGGGGTGACCGATCCGGAGCTGGAAATGGGTTTGCGCGTTTTGCGCGACGCAGCGCTGGATGTCTCAGCATCGGTCGGCGACGGCACCACCACTGCTATCGTCCTCACGGCGGCGCTTTCCACGCGCTGCCTGACGCTAGCAGCCGTTAATTCGAACGCGCATGCTGTGCGCAACGGCATGGCGAAAGGCGCTTGTTTGGTGCTTGCTGAACTGGCCGCTATGGCGCGACCAGCCGGCCGCCACGCCCTAGAAACAGTGGCGCGCACTGCCGCAAACGGCGATGCCGGCATTGCTTCCATGCTCGTCGACGCCTTTGATCGAGTCGGAGCAAAGGGCTTGATCGAGATAGAGATGGGCGATTTGGTCACGGACGTCCTCGATGTTACGATGGGGCATAGCTTTAGAGCCAATACGTTGTTACGGGAGCTGTTGCCCCCGACCGGGGCTCGGCGGATCGAAAATCCGCTCATTCTGCTTTTTAATGGCGATCTCGCGGAGTTTGAAGACCTGCTGCCTGCGCTAGAATTGGCGAGGAAGGAGAACCGCCCCCTCCTCATTCTCGCTGACGACATTGGCGAGGGGACGCGCCTCGGCCTGCTGAAAAATCAGCGCGGCGGCGTCGTGGACACGGTTGTGGCGAAACCGCCGATGTACGGCGAAACACGGGAACAGTGTCTTGCCGATCTAGCGGTCTTGTGCGGCGGCACAGCTTACGTCGAAAACGGATTTTACGAGCTGAGAAGGTTACAACGCCGCGACTTGGGCGAGGCAGACGCCGCCGTCATTGATGGTGAGAACATTACGCTGATTGGTCCCCGAGGTGAATTGGGCAAGCGCGAGGATCACATCGCGTCCTTGAGATTTGAGGCCGAACAGGGGGATATCGGAAGCGCGTCGCCGACCGGGCGAGCGGATTTTGTTGAAAAGCTGCAGGACCGGTTGAAGATCCAGCTAGGGATGACAGCGACATTGCGTATTGGTGGTGTCAGCGATGTGGCCATCAAAGCCAGGCTGCCGCTTGCCGAGAATGCCCGGCGGGCGATGCTTGCAGCGTCGGAGACGGGGGTGCTACCGGGCGGGGGGGTTGCGATGCTTCGAGCGGCTCAACGCGCGCGCCAGGCCATGGTGGCAGATGATGGCGATGAATTAGCTGGCGCTAACGCGCTGTTCACCGCGCTGGAGGCTCCCCTGTGCTGGATCGTGCGCAACGGCGGCTATCGGCCCGACGAAGTGATCGCGCGCGTACTCGCTGAGGGACACGATTTCTATGGGTTGGACTTGGCGCGGAGAGAGTACGGAGACCTTGAAGAAGCGGGAGTTCTTGACTCTTTCCGCATGGTTCGCGAAATTCTGAGTGTAGCCGTCAGCATCGCGGGTTCGCTACTAACGACGGAGGTGCTCATCACGAGGGCGGAGAAGCTGCCTAATCCCGCGGAGTTCAAAGGGACAGAGGGTGTTTACCGTGAGCTGGTTGCGGAAGGAGCGTTCGAGTAG
- a CDS encoding FAD-binding oxidoreductase — translation MDPMHSITANFEDGASLCFECGAQEDILSAAMRQNVRLICQCRKAYCGSCKALCVEGDYEFGDRINIQVLPSDEEEKGIVVTCDTFPRSDLVLNFSYASDRLGEAVVGSLSGRVQSVRLLSDTVYQLVLQALDEVTGTPVRVDFVPGQYVEIAIPDTQEARAFSVANLPNEDGVLEFLIRKVPGGRFASYLEKSAAPGQAVNMRGPLGEFTFKMNGQTMVEDFHLHESGRVQAFVGGSTGLAPLVSMLRELHRKGYPGESHLFFGMQDSATMFYETELRELAASMPNLTLHLAMMDPPLGWSGYVGHSVGAFETHFAGVNEQPEVYLCGPAPMVAAAQASCARLGIPGELIHLEEFVASGG, via the coding sequence ATGGATCCGATGCACTCCATAACAGCTAACTTTGAAGACGGCGCGTCATTGTGTTTCGAATGCGGAGCGCAGGAAGATATTCTCAGCGCGGCGATGCGTCAAAATGTACGACTTATTTGTCAGTGCAGAAAGGCGTATTGCGGCAGTTGCAAAGCTCTCTGCGTGGAAGGCGATTATGAGTTTGGCGATCGAATCAACATTCAGGTGCTGCCCTCGGACGAAGAGGAAAAAGGGATTGTCGTAACCTGCGATACCTTCCCACGTTCTGATCTCGTGCTAAATTTTTCCTACGCGAGTGATCGTCTGGGCGAAGCTGTAGTGGGCAGCCTTAGTGGACGCGTACAGAGCGTCAGACTCCTCTCCGACACTGTGTACCAGCTAGTTTTGCAGGCATTGGATGAAGTCACTGGGACGCCAGTGCGGGTGGATTTCGTGCCCGGACAATACGTCGAAATTGCGATACCCGACACGCAGGAGGCTCGCGCTTTTTCGGTTGCCAACCTTCCTAACGAGGATGGCGTTTTGGAATTTCTCATCCGAAAGGTTCCCGGCGGACGGTTTGCTTCTTACCTGGAAAAGAGCGCTGCGCCCGGTCAGGCGGTGAACATGCGCGGGCCGCTTGGAGAGTTTACGTTCAAGATGAACGGCCAAACGATGGTGGAGGATTTTCATCTCCACGAGAGCGGCCGTGTGCAGGCTTTTGTTGGCGGAAGCACCGGGTTGGCTCCGCTCGTGAGCATGTTGCGTGAACTTCATCGCAAAGGTTATCCCGGCGAAAGTCATCTGTTCTTCGGCATGCAGGACAGCGCGACCATGTTTTACGAAACCGAGCTCCGCGAGCTAGCCGCTTCCATGCCTAATTTAACACTCCATCTTGCCATGATGGATCCGCCTTTGGGCTGGTCGGGGTATGTGGGCCATTCGGTTGGGGCGTTTGAAACGCATTTTGCTGGCGTCAACGAACAACCGGAGGTTTATTTGTGCGGCCCCGCGCCAATGGTGGCGGCAGCGCAAGCGAGTTGCGCCCGTCTCGGTATTCCCGGGGAATTGATTCATTTGGAGGAGTTCGTGGCCAGTGGCGGCTGA
- a CDS encoding MmoB/DmpM family protein, translating to MTVKIDEDKGINGYNSGTNAMQGQNFIDDFLSEKNSVLHSCDSVVVALMKTEEIGIIVEEMIIPMREDNPSIAIEDRGGYWWIKATGKIVIDCDEASELLGKKYTVYDLLVNVSTTVGRALTLGNEFIVTNELLGLETKVESVY from the coding sequence ATGACGGTAAAGATCGACGAAGACAAAGGGATAAACGGTTACAATTCTGGAACCAATGCCATGCAAGGCCAGAATTTTATCGATGACTTTCTCTCCGAAAAAAACTCAGTTCTTCATTCCTGCGATTCTGTCGTTGTGGCTCTGATGAAGACGGAAGAGATTGGTATCATCGTAGAGGAAATGATCATCCCAATGCGGGAGGATAATCCAAGTATCGCCATTGAAGATCGCGGCGGATACTGGTGGATCAAGGCCACGGGGAAGATCGTAATTGATTGCGACGAGGCCTCGGAGCTTTTGGGGAAGAAATATACGGTCTACGATTTGCTTGTTAACGTTAGTACCACAGTTGGCAGGGCGCTAACCTTGGGCAATGAGTTCATCGTCACGAATGAGCTTCTTGGCCTGGAAACCAAAGTCGAAAGCGTCTATTGA
- a CDS encoding methane monooxygenase: MSSQLFVRGMVDPERQSLIQALVPEKPLEAKRDHIPFAKRGWRRLTEYEAVMLHAQNSHDAVPGSQEVGETVQKWPGGRSNYSIESTAILSGNWYYFRDPAKRWFMPYVKQKAEEGQVVERAMKSWAESGDHKMMNTAWRQNILAKHYPAMLFNEFGLFNAHSSTVFSTLGDLVRTWIAQAGFDKNDEAQMIQMQRVLLSKVFPDFDPSTDSGKQAWTKGEAWKPGREFVERIWGETYDWVEQLWAIHGIYDDIFGQFVRREFFQRLAGIHGDSLTSLVQGQALTYHQQATDGLQALCLKMLVKDEPVYGAHNRRYLRAWTDRHLPQTIAALKAFISIYKEVPVKVDGFTCRAGVQASVERVLDGWAQRFAEPLDYKFDRDALVAEVMLGY; encoded by the coding sequence ATGAGTTCACAACTCTTCGTTCGAGGCATGGTGGATCCTGAGCGCCAGTCCCTTATACAGGCTCTCGTTCCGGAAAAGCCGCTTGAGGCCAAGCGCGATCATATTCCGTTCGCTAAGCGGGGCTGGCGTCGTCTCACCGAATATGAAGCGGTGATGTTGCATGCGCAGAATTCTCATGATGCGGTGCCAGGGAGCCAGGAAGTTGGCGAGACAGTGCAGAAATGGCCCGGTGGCAGGTCCAATTACAGCATCGAGTCGACTGCCATTTTATCCGGCAATTGGTACTACTTTCGCGATCCCGCGAAACGTTGGTTCATGCCATACGTCAAGCAGAAGGCCGAAGAAGGTCAGGTTGTCGAGCGCGCGATGAAGAGCTGGGCTGAGTCCGGTGATCACAAGATGATGAATACCGCTTGGCGTCAAAATATTCTTGCAAAACACTATCCTGCAATGCTGTTTAACGAGTTCGGGTTGTTCAACGCCCATTCCAGCACTGTTTTCTCTACTTTGGGGGATTTGGTTAGAACTTGGATCGCCCAGGCTGGCTTCGACAAAAACGACGAAGCGCAGATGATTCAGATGCAGCGGGTTCTGCTGAGCAAGGTATTCCCCGACTTCGATCCAAGCACGGATAGCGGGAAACAGGCCTGGACCAAGGGAGAGGCGTGGAAGCCGGGGCGCGAGTTCGTCGAGCGCATCTGGGGCGAGACCTATGACTGGGTTGAGCAGCTGTGGGCTATTCATGGGATTTACGACGACATTTTCGGACAGTTTGTTCGCCGGGAATTTTTTCAGCGTCTCGCTGGCATCCACGGAGATAGCCTGACGTCGCTCGTTCAGGGGCAGGCGCTCACCTATCACCAACAGGCTACCGACGGGCTTCAGGCGCTTTGCCTGAAGATGCTCGTCAAAGACGAGCCCGTCTACGGCGCCCATAATCGCCGCTATCTGAGGGCCTGGACTGATCGTCACTTGCCGCAGACCATTGCTGCCTTGAAGGCGTTCATTAGTATTTACAAGGAAGTACCCGTCAAGGTGGATGGGTTCACTTGCCGCGCGGGCGTGCAGGCGTCCGTCGAGCGGGTATTGGACGGATGGGCGCAGCGCTTCGCAGAGCCTTTGGACTACAAATTCGATCGCGATGCGCTGGTCGCTGAAGTGATGCTTGGTTATTGA
- a CDS encoding methane monooxygenase, with amino-acid sequence MASSNLAVKQALKANPVPSSVEPQEVHRWLQDFTWDFKSKGGKYPTKYDLDVNTKEQFKLTAKEYARMESIKEERQYGTLLDGLDRLDAGNKVHPKWGEIMKLISNFLETGEYGAISGSALLWDTAQSPEQKNGYLAQVIDEIRHTNQTAYVNYYYGKHYYDPAGHTNMRQLRAINPLYPGVKRAFGEGFLAGDAVESSINLQVVAEACFTNPLIVSITEWAAANGDEITPTVFLSIETDELRHMANGYQTLVSIMNDPESMKYLQTDLDNAFWTQHKFLTPFVGVGLEYGSKFKVEPWAKSWNRWVYEDWAGIWLGRLQKFGIKTPKCLPDAKKDAVWAHHDLALLAYALWPLTGIRMEMPDATAMEWFEANYPGWYDHYGKIYQEWAALGSEDPKSGFIPIMWLMQNGHGVFLDHTSGLPFCPTLTKGASNPSYLEKNGKRFAFSDLHGQRQWLQEPERYELVNFFEQYEGWELSDLVKAAGGVRSDGKTLMAQPHLRNTGMWTVEDLQRCGVVIPDPMKILNWQPVK; translated from the coding sequence ATGGCTAGCTCAAATCTCGCAGTAAAACAGGCGCTCAAGGCAAATCCGGTGCCGAGTAGCGTAGAACCTCAGGAAGTGCATAGATGGTTGCAGGATTTTACTTGGGACTTCAAGTCGAAGGGCGGAAAATACCCGACCAAGTACGACTTGGACGTGAACACCAAGGAGCAATTTAAGCTTACCGCTAAAGAATATGCGCGCATGGAGTCGATCAAAGAGGAGCGCCAATATGGCACCCTGCTCGACGGGCTCGACCGGTTGGACGCCGGCAACAAGGTGCACCCGAAGTGGGGTGAGATCATGAAACTCATTTCCAACTTCCTCGAAACGGGCGAATACGGGGCCATTTCGGGATCCGCTCTGCTGTGGGATACAGCCCAGTCGCCGGAGCAGAAGAATGGTTATCTCGCCCAGGTCATCGACGAGATTCGTCACACCAATCAGACCGCCTATGTCAATTACTACTACGGCAAGCACTATTACGATCCGGCGGGCCATACCAATATGCGCCAGTTGCGCGCGATCAATCCGCTATATCCGGGTGTCAAGCGCGCCTTTGGCGAAGGGTTCCTGGCGGGCGACGCTGTCGAGTCTTCCATTAATCTTCAGGTCGTGGCCGAGGCTTGCTTTACCAACCCGCTGATCGTTTCGATCACGGAATGGGCCGCTGCCAACGGCGACGAGATCACCCCGACAGTTTTCCTGTCGATTGAGACCGACGAGCTGCGCCATATGGCCAATGGTTACCAGACGCTCGTTTCCATCATGAATGATCCGGAGTCGATGAAATACCTCCAGACCGACCTTGATAACGCGTTCTGGACGCAGCACAAGTTCCTGACGCCGTTCGTCGGCGTTGGTCTCGAATACGGCTCAAAATTCAAGGTTGAGCCCTGGGCGAAGTCCTGGAACCGCTGGGTCTATGAAGATTGGGCGGGCATTTGGCTTGGCCGTTTGCAGAAGTTCGGCATCAAGACGCCGAAGTGTCTGCCGGACGCCAAAAAGGACGCGGTTTGGGCGCATCACGATTTGGCCCTGCTCGCTTACGCGCTTTGGCCGCTAACCGGCATTCGTATGGAAATGCCTGACGCGACGGCCATGGAATGGTTCGAGGCCAATTATCCGGGCTGGTACGATCATTACGGCAAGATCTACCAGGAATGGGCCGCGTTGGGCAGCGAAGATCCGAAATCAGGCTTCATCCCGATCATGTGGCTGATGCAGAACGGCCATGGCGTCTTTTTGGACCACACGTCGGGTCTGCCGTTCTGCCCGACGCTGACCAAGGGCGCCAGCAACCCCTCCTACCTCGAGAAGAATGGTAAGCGGTTCGCATTCTCGGATCTGCACGGCCAGCGCCAATGGCTTCAGGAGCCCGAGCGGTACGAATTGGTGAACTTTTTCGAACAGTACGAGGGATGGGAATTGTCAGACCTGGTGAAAGCGGCTGGTGGCGTGCGGAGCGATGGGAAGACCTTGATGGCCCAACCCCATCTTCGCAATACCGGCATGTGGACGGTGGAAGACTTGCAGCGGTGCGGCGTCGTCATCCCCGACCCGATGAAGATCCTGAACTGGCAGCCGGTCAAGTAA
- a CDS encoding DUF4242 domain-containing protein: MPKYLIEREIPAAGKLAKADLIGISQKSCGVLNEMGPKIQWVESFVTDDKVYCIYIAPDERAVRQHAESGGFPANRISEVRTIIDPTTAEG; the protein is encoded by the coding sequence ATGCCTAAATATCTTATCGAACGCGAGATCCCTGCTGCTGGCAAACTCGCGAAAGCGGACCTCATTGGAATTTCCCAAAAATCTTGTGGGGTTCTCAATGAGATGGGACCAAAGATCCAGTGGGTTGAGAGCTTCGTGACCGACGACAAAGTGTATTGCATTTATATCGCGCCGGACGAGCGGGCGGTCCGCCAGCATGCCGAAAGCGGGGGGTTTCCTGCGAATCGCATCTCCGAAGTCAGGACGATAATTGACCCCACCACCGCCGAAGGTTGA
- a CDS encoding TetR/AcrR family transcriptional regulator: MTLDTRTEILNEAEFLIRTRGYSAFSYADLADRVAITKASVHYYFPTKEDLIVVLVREYVERFLSSLADIKRIYERPSERLRAYAQGFVEGFDKGMLPLCAALSAERSALPEVMGQSIKYFFQIHLDWLTEVLEEGAADHALRENISPAQTALLLLSSLEGGSLVGWALERNASVMEAFEEVMRTIEKGALVQPERRAARRSD; encoded by the coding sequence ATGACCCTGGATACGAGAACGGAGATTTTGAACGAAGCGGAGTTTTTAATCCGAACGCGTGGCTATTCGGCCTTCAGCTATGCCGACTTGGCAGACCGCGTCGCGATCACAAAAGCGAGCGTTCATTATTATTTTCCGACTAAGGAAGATCTGATCGTCGTCCTCGTCCGGGAATATGTTGAGCGTTTCCTTTCGTCACTCGCGGACATCAAACGCATCTATGAAAGGCCAAGTGAACGACTACGCGCCTACGCGCAAGGGTTCGTTGAAGGGTTCGACAAGGGGATGCTTCCACTCTGCGCCGCCCTGTCGGCAGAGCGCTCCGCGCTGCCGGAGGTTATGGGCCAGAGTATAAAATATTTCTTTCAAATCCACCTCGACTGGCTAACGGAGGTGCTCGAAGAGGGGGCTGCGGATCACGCCCTCCGGGAGAATATCTCCCCTGCACAAACGGCGTTGCTTCTCCTTAGTTCGCTCGAAGGCGGCAGCCTCGTCGGCTGGGCGCTTGAACGCAACGCATCGGTTATGGAGGCTTTCGAAGAGGTGATGCGCACCATCGAAAAGGGAGCCTTGGTTCAACCGGAGAGGAGGGCCGCTCGGCGATCAGATTGA